From Leptospira langatensis, the proteins below share one genomic window:
- a CDS encoding alpha/beta fold hydrolase — protein sequence MSEKVKLAFKEHPLNGTPKFSCPILILHGLFGSSKNWMSVADYLSEYSTVFSLDLRNHGDSPHSSDHTLHSMSADILGFLEDHSIPKAIVLGHSMGGLVAMTFALEHPEKVDTLIIQDIAPRDYPFDYDAELAVLGTDVSKYKNRQEIDQVTAPLLPNPFIRNFLLMNLERTESGYKWKLNVDGISSSRRMFQSQFPGNEKKYLGRVLFILGGSSEYFIEGDREISLSYFPNASFQTIPGGDHYIHFTKALEYQKILTGFLDSLPTS from the coding sequence ATGTCTGAAAAAGTGAAGCTCGCTTTTAAGGAACATCCGCTCAACGGAACTCCTAAATTTTCTTGTCCCATCCTTATTCTCCATGGGCTTTTCGGTTCTTCTAAGAACTGGATGAGCGTAGCGGATTATCTAAGTGAATACTCTACAGTATTCAGTTTGGATCTGCGTAATCATGGGGATTCGCCTCATTCTTCGGATCATACCTTGCATTCTATGTCGGCGGACATTTTAGGATTTTTAGAGGATCATTCCATTCCCAAGGCAATCGTCTTAGGACATTCTATGGGAGGACTCGTGGCAATGACATTTGCTTTGGAGCATCCAGAGAAGGTGGATACTTTGATCATCCAGGACATAGCACCCAGGGATTATCCTTTTGATTACGATGCGGAGCTTGCCGTCCTAGGAACGGATGTATCCAAATACAAGAATAGACAGGAGATCGATCAGGTTACTGCACCTTTGCTACCGAATCCTTTCATTCGGAACTTCCTATTGATGAACTTAGAAAGAACAGAAAGCGGCTATAAATGGAAACTGAATGTAGATGGCATCTCTTCTTCTCGCAGAATGTTCCAATCCCAATTTCCTGGAAATGAAAAGAAATATCTAGGTAGAGTATTGTTTATACTTGGAGGAAGTTCCGAGTATTTCATAGAAGGGGATCGAGAGATCTCTTTGTCTTATTTTCCGAACGCAAGTTTTCAAACAATCCCCGGCGGGGATCATTATATCCATTTCACTAAGGCGCTAGAATACCAAAAGATACTAACTGGTTTCTTGGATTCTCTTCCTACTTCTTAG
- a CDS encoding sodium:solute symporter family transporter translates to MHFAWSDAFVVFLYFGIVLYSGYKTGKKSSESNEFFLAGRSLSWIPLSLSIVATETSALTFLSVPGIAYSGNFTFLQVILGYILGRVVVATLLLPLTYHGNFLSVYEWVGTRFGRRSQKTMSGLFSVTRVLGDGVRLYASTLPVAMLLEVGINRIAPSPVSQYSIGVWTLVLVTFVTLLYTMQGGFRSVVWVDTLQYFVYIFGGVFALVLLYRSFPDPAGILHQALETHKLKLVELSDQHATYFLPWAILGGALLSLGTHGADQMFVQRCLAARNLKDAKKAMIGSGIAVFLQMILFLAIGTFLYYKFAGQTLNQDKVFSKFLIEEVPAPFLGLLLSGILASTMSTLSSSINSLSLTAKADFGWTLGGQKTSSVFFAALLFCSSFFFFSLPEQYTKGLLELGLKISSFTVGSMVAVFLSEVIPFLRKRITTSDLGLALSLASAILCTALLGTFKNYNFTILVPTGMVLFWTFAWSSSFLSKK, encoded by the coding sequence ATGCATTTTGCCTGGTCCGACGCTTTTGTTGTATTTCTATATTTTGGAATCGTTTTGTATTCCGGTTATAAGACCGGAAAAAAAAGCTCGGAATCGAACGAGTTCTTCCTTGCGGGTCGCTCTCTTTCCTGGATCCCACTTTCCCTTTCCATAGTCGCTACGGAAACCTCGGCACTTACCTTCCTATCCGTTCCTGGGATTGCCTACTCCGGCAATTTCACTTTCTTGCAAGTGATCTTGGGTTATATTCTGGGCAGAGTGGTCGTAGCGACTTTACTTCTTCCGCTCACCTATCATGGAAATTTTCTCTCCGTCTACGAATGGGTAGGAACTCGTTTCGGAAGAAGGTCCCAAAAAACAATGTCGGGGCTCTTCTCTGTGACCAGGGTCTTAGGGGATGGAGTTCGTCTGTATGCTTCCACTCTTCCTGTTGCTATGCTCTTAGAGGTAGGGATCAATCGGATCGCTCCAAGTCCTGTCTCTCAATATTCAATCGGCGTTTGGACCCTTGTGCTAGTCACCTTCGTGACCCTACTCTACACGATGCAAGGAGGTTTTAGATCCGTAGTTTGGGTGGACACACTCCAATACTTCGTATATATTTTCGGAGGAGTGTTTGCACTCGTTCTACTCTACCGATCATTTCCGGATCCTGCCGGAATATTACACCAAGCATTAGAAACACATAAATTAAAATTGGTCGAACTTTCCGACCAACATGCGACCTATTTCCTTCCTTGGGCAATTCTGGGAGGCGCCTTGCTGAGCTTAGGCACTCATGGAGCCGACCAAATGTTCGTGCAAAGATGCTTAGCCGCTCGAAACCTAAAGGATGCAAAGAAAGCGATGATCGGATCCGGTATTGCAGTCTTCTTGCAGATGATCCTATTCCTAGCGATCGGAACCTTTCTTTATTATAAATTTGCCGGACAGACCTTGAACCAGGACAAAGTATTTTCCAAATTCCTGATCGAAGAAGTGCCTGCTCCTTTCTTGGGACTTCTACTTTCCGGGATCCTGGCTTCGACCATGTCTACTTTATCCAGTTCCATCAATTCACTTTCCTTGACTGCAAAAGCGGATTTCGGCTGGACCTTGGGAGGACAGAAGACTTCCTCCGTATTCTTTGCGGCACTGTTATTCTGCAGCTCCTTCTTTTTCTTTTCTTTGCCCGAACAATATACAAAAGGACTTCTGGAACTTGGGCTAAAGATCTCTTCCTTCACAGTTGGTTCCATGGTAGCCGTTTTCCTAAGCGAAGTGATCCCATTTTTACGAAAAAGGATCACGACTTCGGATCTTGGGTTGGCCCTTTCCCTTGCTAGCGCGATTCTTTGCACTGCCCTTTTAGGAACATTCAAGAATTATAATTTTACGATCTTGGTCCCGACGGGAATGGTCTTATTCTGGACCTTTGCCTGGTCGAGCAGCTTCTTGTCTAAGAAGTAG